TCGAAACTGCTCTTTAGCCTTGCGAAACAACCAGCACAGTTCAACCCTCGGCTGACTGAGCAGCTGAGAAGACTTTTCACTGCGCACATCGGTCAGCAGCTCCAAGTCCCCACGAGGGCTCCAACCCCGGAAGACCAGCGTTCTCACTCGTGGTGTGCCGTCTTCTGCAGTCGTCGCCAACTGCAGCCAGGTGGCGCCGGGAGATCGCCCCTCCCGTTGACGAGCACTGCGCAGAAGTGATCGCCAAGGGGGAAGACTCATCGCCGTTTCGTGATCACTCGACATCATTCAGCCAGGGATCGAGAAACGCGAGCGGACGCTGCATGGTTGCCGAGAATCCAAGAATGCCACGATCGCGGTAGACGTAGAGGATTGAATCGTCGCGATCCAGCAGGAATGTGCCGCCACGCTGGGTGATGAAGCGATCATCCGGCACGTAAGTGCTCCAGTTGCGGAGCACCTCGTTCATGTTGCGCAGCCGCACGGTGGCCAATTCAAAGGGCCGCTGAAACCCATCGCCTCCAGCACGTCGGAACAAAGCAGCAGGTATCGGAGGCAGCACGCCGGTGGACACCGTTTCATCAGCATCGAAGCGTTGGGCCGCTGAACGGTCACCGGTGTAACCACGCAACACCTCGGCAAGGGTTCCTGGGGAACCGATGCCAGCGCACATCAGCAAAAGCGAAGGCCAGGGCCCTCCCGGTGCCTGCAGACCGGGGGACAAGCCAAGAGCCTGATGCAAGCCGGAATCAGGCTCGACCTCAAGCAACTCCCTTGGCAACCCAGTAAACGAGCAGAAACGCTCTGCCCCGGCCTGATCGCCAATTGCAATGGCGAGGGGGCGGATCCCTGCTTGTTCGAGCCTGGGCAGCGCAGGCACCAGCGCCTGGGCATATTCCATCGAATCAAAGTCACCAAGCTGTGTCAGCAGCAGAACCAGACGTTTAAATCCCTGATCATGGCCTTGGCTCTCTCCAATGCGTGTCAGCAGTGCTTGTGGTGCGTTCATGACTGGGCTAACGACAGTGCCGACACGGGGTCTGACCTGAACGACAGCATGGACTGTTTCAAGCGCAAACGGTGATCGATGACGCCAGGGCTCTAAAGGATGAAGCTTGCCGACGAGCTGTGGTCAGTGCAGCGTGGGGACAGCACAGACAAATCTGAGCATGGGACGGGTCCAGAGGTTGGCAGCTCAAAGGCAGGTCACGCCTTACGAGCTGTCGCGCAACATTCTCCAGGAAGCCGGCTACCGGATCACTCGCAGAGAGGAGAAAACTCCCGCTGGGCATCGCGGCTATGACGTGATCTTTCCCTGCACAATTGATGGACAGCCACATCAGAAAATGATGCGACGAACATGGCTGATCGAACTCGCTGAATTGGTACTGGAAGGATTCAAGCCCGAGGAGATTGCCAGCAACTATTTCAAACGAGAATTCGACTCGTAGCGCGATGTTCAGTGAAACCCGAGAGGTCGATCAATGATGACAATCTGACAGGAGACGCCTCTCCCCTCAGCTCTGAAGGGAGAAGAAAGCGCTCAGAATTTCCATCATGCATCGAGGAGAATCCCTCAAAGAGAAGTCCCATTGCAGAGCCTCACTCCCAGAGCACGTTTTTCTGAAAACGACATTTTCTCAACATTACTTTCACGAATCACCTCATCTACGCAGTGATTGAAATACCGCGCTTGATTCGCCAGCGGAGAGATCTGGATGGCTCCATAGATCACGGCAAAGATCAAAAGCACTGGGTAAAGATGTGCATTAATCAGCTCACGTGCTTGAGACATTGACGGATCCATCACTGACTGCGCAGTAGCAATGAAGACACCACCGCGTCAAGCGAAATCGCCATCGAACAGGGCCTGCTCCAAGGCGGCAATGTGAGCAAACAGGAAAGCCTGGCTCAGGCCTCTTGTCTCTGGACGCAAAACTGGGTTTGATGGCGTTGTGTCACCCGGGAGCCCCCGCCGTGATCGGTCAAACCAGGATTTACTGCCATCAGGGAAAGGACTTCCTCCTTGTTGAGGTTCCATCCCAGGAAGCCCCATTGCAGATCCAAGAACTCACGGATCAAGGCTGGGAGATTGAGGCTGAAATCCCTGTCTGAACAGCTGAAATCGGCAGCAAAGCCTGCGATCACCCAGATCGGCCTCAATCGTCGTCGTCAAATTTCTGCACTGCCGAATCAATCAGCCCCTGGGTGTCCGTGTTTAGGGAAGCCACAACAAAAAACACCAATGACAACACCCCTGCAGCCGCAATCACCACAACGCTGAGATTGCTCATCTCAAGATTGCCGTAGCGGAAAGCCAGATAAATCATCGTTGTCGCAGCAGCTCGAACCTGAGGGATCGCAGTCCGTTCTCAGAACCATCAATGTACGCATTGACCGAAACGCGACGACACCAACAACGGCAGCAACCAAAAGACAACAAAGCTTTGCATTGACACATCTGTACTACAGCACTAGAACAGATGTATCAGCAGAGGATCCATGGCTCCGAGCTCCCCCTATGCACCGTTCAAGGCTGAGGAGTGGATGCGTGCGTCCCTGATCACCCCACGGAAACGATGCCAAGCCATGGTTGGATCCAGGATCCCAGCACCCAGGACACGAAACGGTTCCATGCCGATGAAAAAAGCTGGAACCGCGATCCGAGGGTGTTCGTGGATTCAGGGCGACCTTTTCCAGACCAGGCACCACTATTGACCACACGTGTGCATTTGAGTCAGGACACGGCTGAACGCCTCTGGGGTGAACTCCTACGTGTCGGTTGGCTTCCATGCAGGCCCCAGTGGGCCGCTGATGCTGAATTCTGAGCCGTCAACACTCGCCAGACGCAGCATCTGTCGTCAGCCGAACTGATAATGCTTTCGAACAGGTTGATGAACCTGCCAGGTGCACGACAGGCCTGCTGGGAATTCCACGAGATCGCCAGCACCGAATCGAACCGGCTCGCCGTCTTCTGGCGTCACCGTGACATCACCCTCAAGCAGCAGACAGGTTTCACGCTGGTCATACTGCCAGGGGAAACAGCTGATTTCACAGGCCCATACCGGCCAGTCGCGAACACCCAGGGCCAGGATCACACTCTCCGGGCAGTTGGAGGTCACACAGATCATCGCGGGGTTGGTCGCGGCATCAGCAAACCATGATTACTCGGCGTCGGCCCCACCCATCGAGCTTTGGCAATTGGCCCCTTGGTTGGCCGGCGATGATCACAGCTGTGATCAAGTCTCTGCAAGAGCGGCCATGATCGAGTCTGGCGACTACGGCTATCCACCAAGCACCCGCAGACAGGACTACGTGCTTGTTGTGCTGCAGCTGCTCTGGCGCATGCGCTTCGACTTGCTGCTGCTGCTCTTGATCACCGTTCTCGTGCATAACGACTGGATCCCACGCAGCTGGACCGCCAACGAAAGCGTGGTGAGGATCATGGGCATCGCGGCATCGATTTTTCTCGGCTTTCGCAACACCCAGGCAATCGGGCGCTGGTGGGAAGCCCGCAAACTCTGGGGAACCGTTGTGAACGTGAGCCGAAACTGGGCAGACACACTGCGGGCCCATCTCGACAGCAGCAGGCCGCCCGGACGTCAGGAACGCAAGTTGTTGCGTCTGCAGGTTGCCATCGTGTGGCAACTGAACTTTCAGCTACGCAACTTCTGGCAGCGAGACCTGCGGGAATTGCAAGATCATTTGCTGCAGGATCTGAGGCTGCCTAGCACCACCAACCTTCGCCAGCTGGGGCAGCTACGCGGCGTCTGGATTGGGGATCTCCATCGCCAAGGCTTAACCGATGGATTTGGTCGTCTGCAGCTGATACAAGTTGGCAACGCCTGCACCGATGCCATTGGCGGCTTGGAGCGAATCCGCAACACACCGCTTCCGGCCTCTTACGAAGTTTTCGTCAGACTTCTGAACTGGTTGTTCGTCCTGTTGCTGCTGCTGTACTTCCACGACCTTGGTCCCGATTCACACAGTCGTTTTGGAGGTGTGGTGATCGTGGTGCTGTTCCTGATGGCCGAACGAATCGGTGCCTATGTGGAAGGTCCGTTTGATGCTGATTGCAGCAGCTTTTCCCTGCCGCTGGACAGCATCTGCCTCACGATCAGTCACGACCTGCTCGATCACGCGACCGAGCACGTGCAACACCTGAAATCGGACGATCCCGTGCGCTGGACCTGATCAGAACAGGGCCATCATGAAAGGCACAGTCAGCTGGCTCCCAGGTATTGATTCCTGAATTCCCAGGCCACAGAACAGCGATACTGATAATTCAGGCCAGCGATGCCAATTCTTTTGCACGATGCATCCGTCATTGCTGCGCCTTCAGGAACTTGTGACAGCAGTTTGTTCAGCGTGACTTCTCGGTTTCGCCCGCTAGCGGAGATCGATAAATCATTGGCAAAAGCTGTAGGCCCAAAACCCAACAGCAAGAAGCCGAGCAGAATTACAGTGAAAAATCTCATCATCAACGAGACCGCTTCCCCAGCAATAGCCACGAAGAGAAACCGTGGCCCAATGATTGACTCGTTCTGATCCTCAAGAAATTGCTCGGTAGCCACCAGACGATTGCAGGAGACCGCAGATTTAGTCTTCAGTTCAGATGACTGGGATCAAGGAATGATCGTTGATGAAGCCCCATAGGATGACTGCATGCCTGGACTGTTGATCAGCATGCCTGCGTTTCTGGTTCAGATCACCATCCCGGTTGTTCTGGCGCTGTTCCATGTTGTTGGACCCATGCCAACCGACTTGGCGACCGATGGCGGTCACCTGAGTCCCTGCCCAGGCCCTGAGCACTGTGCAAGCAGCCAATGGATCGTTAAAGATTCCTCTGCAGCTCTGAAACAGCTGTCTGAACGAATCAAAGCCACTCCTCGCACAGAGATTGTCGAGCAGAGGGCTAACTATCTGCATGCCACCTACAGCAGCAGGATCTTCGGTTTCGTCGACGACGTCGAACTCTCTGCAACCGATGCCGTCACTCTGGAGGCGCGTTCCATCTCGCGCCTTGGAGAGTCCGACCTCGGCGTGAATGCACAACGCCTGGAGAGCCTCGGCTCAACGATCGAAACTCCGGAAGCTTGAATCGAAGCCAGGCAAACGTCTTCAACGAACACTGTTGTTACAGCTGGATGCCTGACGAGTCGCACAGGTGTTGACTGAACCCAACACCTGAGCAGTTCTCAGATGAGCTGCTCAACAGAGACAACGCCTTGCCTTGAATCCCTCCAGCATTCGCAGATTTATCTTCACTCTGATCACCGGATACCTAGCGATCTTTGGGGTTCAGAAACTTCCCTATGAGTTTGAGAATCAGTGGCTTGTTCTGATTCCAGTTCTGATCGTTGTTTACATCATCACCGTCTGGCTGGATGGAATCTTCTTCAAAGATTCTGCTGTGGAGGAGACAACTGCGCCCAAAGCAAAGAAAGCTCAAAAGCAATCATCAAATAAGGGTTTTGGCCAATAATCAACCAAAACTCAGAGCGAACAACTCAACTCATCAACTCCAGCTGCGCTATGAATGGATCCGCCGATTTAGTGTCCATGCACACGACCGCATTGCGGCGATGACGAGAAGGTTCGCGTGTCTCCCAGCCATGGGTGGCACGACGAGAAAACTCAGGGGCAGAGCTGGCACTCTGCCTCTTTTTTATGGGCGGCAGGCATACACGCTCAGCACCCTGCCTTCATCGGTGCTGCGAGTTCCAACCCGATGACAATGAGCCTCAGCCGGTGGGGTTCTTGAACCCACGTGAATCGTGACATCGGCCTTGGCTCCGCTGGCCAAGACAACGACAAAGGCTGCCAGGGAGAGCAGAGCCGTGATCAACCATCGCATGGCCTGACGTCAAGGGAATCGATTCTGGCCAATGGCTGCTCTTGCGGCGGCGGCTCGTGCGATGGCTGCTTGCGGACGGGGATCTGGCCCAGAGCCGATCAGAAGCTTTTTGAAGGCACTTGACCCGGAGCCATTGGATGGATTAGTACATCAGTACTATTTACTAGCAGGCTATGGACGAGTGGGAGTACGTCGACGCAAGTGAGCTTCAGAACTGGAAGGGGGCTCGGATTTGCCTGACCTGCCAGCACTTCACCTATGGAGTGGATGCGTCCTGCCGAACGATGGTGGCCTGCAAGCTCAGACAGCAACAACTCCAGCAGGGAGACCATCTCACCAAGCGCTGCCGGCTCTGGTGTCCGACCTGGCAGGACCAGGCTGGATGGTGCCCCGAATACGGCTGATCAGCTCAAACGCTTGTCAAAGCCTTGGATCAACCTTCAAAGTCCAACCATGGAGACGTTTCTCCTTACCGGCAGGCGTAGACGGGGCGATGCGGCCCAGGCAACGGTTTGGTCTGAGTGACCATCTGGGTCAAACGACGACGTAGGGCCACACAGTCTTGGCACTGGCATGGCTCATCATCATGAACACTGGCATGAACCCGGACAGGCTGAAATCGGCTGCGCATGGGAGACGACCTTTTCTCTGTTGTGACGCGCTGCGCCGATTCCGGCCAGCAGTTATCACAATCCTGTGATTGTTTTGCATGAACCAACGACGGGTGATGCTTGAGCGACAAGCAGTCGGCATTCAGGACGCAATCAACTCGGCCAGATCGAGACCGCTCTGAAGGGCTCCCTCCGCCATGCCGAAACCGGGTCCCGCAATCCAGTCGCCACAGAACCCCACACGGGCTTTGCTGCACCACTGCAGCGCTTTTGGCATTCCTTGCTCCAAGGGTTGAGCAGCTCCCCAGCGCATCACGCCAAGCGAATGCGCATGGGACACCATCCTCTGCAGTGATGGCCAGGAGCCAAGAAGCTCTGGCAAAACACTCAGCAATCGCTGTTCCTGAATGATCAGAAGCTGTGGCTGCGTTTCAGGCGTGATCAACGAACCATCGTCAAGACCGTGGATCACCAGACCGAGACGCCCCTGCTGTTGTCGCTGCAGCACAAGACGTTCCACTCCGAATTGCTGCTGCGCCCGAGGCGTCAGCCAGATCTGCCGAGGCAAAGGATCAAGATCCATCGCCGGGAACTCCAGCATCAGATTCCAGCGAATGCTCGCGTTGAGGCCGGCAATCGAGGCCAGTGCCTGATCAAGAAGAAGATCGTGCCGCTCAGGAACGGCGTCACGCAAGGGCACGTCGCTCCTGCCAAGCATGGCCAACGAACGGGGATGGGCAAGGAGCGTCCCGCTGAGCACGAGATTGCTGGCACAAGCCCCACCAGGAAGAACCCAGCTCTCACCATCTCTGGAGAGCGTCTGAATCCGCTCCCCAAAACAAACACCAACTTGATCAGAGCCATCAGACAGCAACGTCTCCGCAACCGAAGCCATGGTTGGGATGCCTCGCCAGCGCGGACCGCGCAGCAGAGGGTGATCAGGAGGTGCAACGACAGCACCGTGATGGTCCAGGCCAACAACAGGGTCATCATCAACACGAATGACGCCGCGTTGTTCCAGCGACTGCATCAGCTCCAGCAAATGGCCTTGAGGCTCACTCTGAAAACTCAGGGTCGGAGATCCGTGATCCAGACGCCAGAGAGGGGCATCGCGCCGTCGCCTGGTGGCACAGCGACCTCCGGGTCCTCGACCAGCTTCCAGAATTTGAATGGTCCCGCGCCAGCCTTTGTTGCTCAGAGCTGCCACCAAGGCGCAACCGGACAGCCCAGCACCGATCACAACAAGATCAACATCCTTGCCAGGCATGGAAACCGCTGGAAAAGCCTCGATTCTGAAGGAGCCAACAAAAAAGACGGGTGGCGGCCCGTCTTGATTCTCCCCAAGCGCTTTCCGGAGAAAAACTCCGTGCACATCTTTTATCGCGTGGTGAAGACTCACGCGCCCTAGGAATCGATACTCAAATCATTGAACGTGAAAGGTCCAATTCAACGTCTTGAATCAAGCCTTGTGCAGGCAAAAGAGAGTGACAACTACGAACTCGCTTCAAGAGCGAGAGCCGAGGACATTCTTTTCTCTTCATTCACCAGAAAATCAGACCACATGCCAACAAGGAAACTGAGTGTGGACAAAGCACGAACCTGCTCCTTCGAACCCGGCTTGGTGTACTTGAAATCCATAAACATCTGATCAGCAACCGACTGCTGTTCCTTGCAACGCGAATCAATCGACATCAATCAACCCCTTGTTTGAACGGAAGGCAGGTCGGTCGGCTGAGCCAGCACATAGACCACACCTGCAGTGATCACAGCGGTGAAAGTAAGGAGCCCATAGATGGCGGCGGAGTAATCAGTCATCACTGGCTTGTGAATTTCTGTTAAGAACCATAGCTCGTTTGTAAAGCTGTGTAACTGAGTGTTTGTGCTGGTCACGCTCCGGCCAGCGCCGCTGCCGTATCAAGAGCGAAGTCTATGGCTGGGCTTTATGGCTAGGTTTCGTGCCCGCCTCGATCGACTATGACGCGCACGATTGCCGTAAGCGGTGCCTCGGGCAAAACAGGCTTCCGTGTTGCCGAAGAAATCATGGCTTCAGGCGATCAGGCCAGGCTGCTTCTGCGTCCTGAATCCCAGATTCCATCATCACTGGAGGGCTGTGAACAGCACCGACTCAGCCTGATGGATTCCAACGCCCTGGACGACTCTCTGCGCGGCGTGGACGCGCTGGTGATCGCGACAGGAGCACGTCCATCCGTTGACCTGACAGGGCCCATGAAAGTGGATGCTTGGGGCGTCGAGCGACAGGTCGAGAGTTGCCAGCGCGTCGGCGTGCAGCGCGTGGTGCTGGTCAGTTCGCTATGCGCAGGGCGTTGGAAACACCCTCTCAACCTGTTTGGCTTGATCCTGGTTTGGAAGCGTGTTGGTGAGCGCAATCTGGAAAACAGTGGGCTCGACTGGACAGTGATCCGACCTGGTGGACTCAACGAGCGCGAAGACGACCTTGACGAGGAAGGCGTGCTGTGGACTGGAGCTGACAAGCAGGAAAGTGATTCAATCCCTCGTCGTCTGGTTGCACGCTGCTGCATCGAAGCCTTGAACACCTCCGATTCGATCGGAAAAATCCTTGAGGTCACCAGTTCTAAGCAGCAGACCGTGGTGCGCTTGCAAGACGCAATCGCCAACTGTTGAGTCGTTAGGAGCAACCGAATCCTGACAACGTCGAGAGGGCAGAACGCGAGGCATGATCATTCTCTCCACCGTTGTGCTGCAGTTCTGTGCCCTGGAAGCCGGCAGAAGCCTGGACCAGCCTCACCCCCCGATCAGGACGACGTCATTTTCGTGTTGTTCTGCAGGGCGGACGAGGCTCTGAACGCTGGGTTGAACTGGCTTCCCTGCTAGAGCCTCAGGTACGACTCAGAGAAAGCTGGACGCAGCTTCAAGACAAGGCGCAATGGCAGAGCGGCTGGCAGCCGATCCCTCCAGACGACTCAGAGGGGATCTGAAGCCAAGGGCTTGGTGGCGATCACTGCAAAAAAGGGGTCTCCCTTCGCACCGACCCAACCAAGAGGTCCGGTTTGCTGCGTTTGTTCAGCAACCAATTCAGGCTTAGGCCATCCCTGCGCCATCATCACCTCCGCCACGTAGCGAAGGTGGTCGCCGTCACCGCCATCGGTCCAGATCTGAGGTGCCTTCGTGAAGAACATGCGATTGCTGAAAGCACAGATCACCTGCCCCTTGGGGCGGGTGATGCGCAGCAGCTCGGCGGCCACAGACTCTGGCTGCTGCAGATACTGCCAGCCGGCCACGATCAAGGTGCAGTCGACACTGGCATCGTCGAGGGGAAGTGTCTGGTCGCGATTCAGGTTTTGCACCCAGTGACGATCGAGACGCGAATTGGCCTGCAACTCCTGAGCATTCAATCCATGGCCAATCACCTGCTCATAGCGTTGATCTTCCGGCAGATGGCTCACCCAACTGCTCATCAGATCAAGCACAACCGCACAACTGGGGATGCGCTCGCGATAAAGCTGTGTCAAGCGCAAACGAAATGCTGCATCGAGATGCTGAACAAAACGGGGGTCGCTGTAAAACAGCGCATCATCGCTGTCGTCGAGCTTGAAGCGCTCGTTGTCGTTCAAGACCTGCACGACCACGGGGAATTCCTACCGTCCAATCAACCCGGAAGCTAAAGAAACCAGCGACGAAGCGCGTCCCTAGGAGCGTTGTAATGAGCAGCTGGCAGAGGTTGTGCGGTTAATCAAAGAGACAAGCTCTCCAGCAATTGCTTCTGAGCCCGTTGTCCGGTGATCGCATGGGCAGCCATCGCTCCACTGGCAGCCACAGGCGGAATACCGATACCGGGGAAGGTACTGGCTCCACATTGAAGAAAACCTTGCACTGGCGTCTGCACACCAGGAAACAACCCCTTGGCCGCCGACAGCGCTGGGCCATAACTGCCCTGATGCACCGACAGGAAATGACGATGGGTGAGAGGCGTGCCCTCCATCACAATCCGACAGCGGCTGCGCAGATCCGGGATGCGCTGCTCAAGCACCTGCCAGAACACCGAACAGCGCTGCTCACGCTGCTTGTCGTAGGCAGCCGTTGAACGTTCCAAACCACTCCAGTGCGACCACGGTTCATTGGCCGGTGTGTAGGCATGCAGAACGTGCTGAGCGGCAGGCGCCATCGAGGCATCAAGCACCGACGGAATCGAAACCACCACGGCATTGCGTTCGGCTTCGATTCCCCGTTCCCAGTCTCCAACCCAAACCGTATGAATGGGCAGATCGTCGAGGCCACTGGCATCAAAGCCCAGGTGCAGATGGAGAAAGGAAGCGCAGGCTGGAGTCTCTAGGCGTTGATGGCGCCAGGAGGGCGATGTCGCTTCAGGCAACAGCTTCGCCGTACTCCAGGCATCAGCGTTACTGACCACATGATCGGCAGCGAACTGTTCACCGTTGACCAGCTCGACGCCAACAGCACGATCTCCATCCAGCAGGACCCGCTTCACACGAGCGCCAAGGCGCAGGCTGCCGCCATGTTTCTCAAGACCACGGACGAGGGCCTGCACCACGGAAGCACTCCCGCCCTTGGGAAAATCAAGGCAGGCCTCAGGCTCAAACCATTCGCCAAACAGTGTTGCCATCGCGGCCGCATTGGTATCCGCCATGGGCATTCCACTGATCAGGAAACAGAGCAGATCAACCCAATGGCGCAGGAAGGGATCCTGAAGGTGGCGATCCACCAGCGGACCGAAGGCACCGCTGAGATGACGCAGAGCCGGCAGATGGGGAAGCAAGCGACCGCTGCGTCGCAGCAGTGGTCCAAGACCCTCAAGTCCACCCGGCGGTAGTGCCAGTAACGGCAGTGCGTCCGCCGCTGCTGCTATGGGCTGCAACACCTCAGCGAAACGTCGCCACTCCTCGACCGCCGCCGTTCCTCGCAGATCAGCGACAACCCGTTCGAAGCCGTCAGCGCCCACCCCGATGCGCAGATGCCCCTCGGGGAACAGCACATCCCAGTCTCGATAGGGGATGACCTCCAGGGGCTCATCCAAGGCCTTGAGAATCTGAGCCAGCGGGTTGCTGCTTGGCCATCGGCCAAGTCCGCTCCAGAGAGAAGGGCCTGATTCGAACTGATAGCCCTGCCGCTCAAATCCATGAGCAGCACCACCCGGATGGCCATGGGCTTCGAGAACCATCACCTCGTGGCCGGCTCTGGCACAGAGTGCAGCACAACAGAGACCACCGATACCGCTGCCGATCACGATCACCTCACACTTGGTGGTCATGGTGTGATCCGCTCGGTGACTGGTCAGTTCATAGCGGGTCGGAGCTGAATTCCGACACATGAACATCGGCTGTCACCAACACGACGAACCGAGATCGGCCAAAAACTGCTTCAGTGATCAGAGCAAACGTGTGGATGGATTGATCGCTCTGCCTCTGATTCTGCTGGGCCTGGCCTGGCTTCAGGAACTGGTGGATCAACTGCTGCTCGGCGGTCGATGGAACCTTGCGATGGGTCCTGGAACACCCTGGTGGACGTTGTTCACAGCACCATTCAGCCACCAAGGCTTCGGCCATCTGCTCACGAACAGCCTGGTCTTCCTACCGCTGAGCTACCTCGTACTGGCCAGAAGCCGAAGGGCTTATCTGAGCATCTGGATTGTGGTGATCGTTCTTGAGATTCCGGTCTGGCTGTTTTGGCCGGTTGGTTCTCACGGCTTATCCGGAGTGGTCTACGGGTTGCTGGGCTATCTGGTGCTGATCGGTTTTCTGGAACGACGACCTCTGTCGATCCTGCTGAGCACCATCGCGCTGCTGCTCTACGGAAGCACCCTGCCTGGCCTGCTTCCCTGGGCATCTCCAGCTGGCGTGAGCTGGATCGGACATGCATCCGGATTTCTAGCCGGAATGCTGGCTGCGCTGGCGGTCCATCGATCGCCGGATCAGCCGGCTGACTAATCGCGGTCGGCACTCTCCTCGGCAACCTCGGCTTTGAACAGAAAGCGACTGGAAAGACGTACCGCGAGAACCGAGGCAGCAGCTCCGTAGCCGATGAAGGTGGCGGCCTGGCCGAAACTGCCTTCTTGGTAAAGATCAGCGTGGAGAAGCAACCAGTCCACGAGTGAGGAGGCCGTGCCCCAAATCACCACCCAGACCGAAACGTAAATCACTCCTCGCGAGGTGTTGTTCAAGACGAGACAGCAGGTGCTGAATCAACGCTAAGCGAACCTCAGTCACGTCTCAGCCAGGAATCGGCCCCTGCGAACCAATCACCGAGGTCATCAGCCTCGGGACTGTGCTGCTGGTCGGGTTCTGCACTGCACAGGTCAAGACCATCGAGAAGGCTGTCAAGACCTTCGAGAGGGCGCCCGGAAAGTTGTTGGCGCCGAGCACGACGCAGCCAGGACGAGACCGTGCGATCTCGGTCGGCGAATTTCTGAAGATAAACACGGTCCGACAGGCTGACACTGGCCCCCTCAGCCACTCGCTGAAGGATTGACTGCAGCTTCAGACGGGTGCTGGTGGTGAGCATGGCCCGAACACTCCGAACTGGTGACGTTATGGCTCGTCATAGCGACAACGATGCCAGCGATCAAATCCATTGGCGCAGACGGACAAGACAACAATCAATGGCTACAACCATGTCAGTGATGAACAGTGAGAGGAGCCTCAATGAGTGATCAGGAACAGCAAAGGCCTGTTGTGATTCAACAGGGGGGCAATGGGATTGGCCTTGTTCTTGCCGCATTGATTGTGGGTGGCGCCATCGTCTACGCCGTCAACATCTGGTCGACGACTCAGCAACAGAAGCTCAGAGTGCCCGCAGAAGCGATCCAGAAAGGCGTTGAATCAGTGAAAGAAGCGATCAAGCCTGGCTCTTGAATGAGCCTCATTGCGCTCCATCTTTGAATACAGCAAGCAGATAATGCAGAAAGCCTTGAGACAAGAATGTCCTGAAGAAATCAAAACTCCTGCACAAACAATCCAATAATGAAATCATTCATCAACACATGAAGAGCTTTGTTGCCATCGTTCTTTTGATCTCTACTTTACTTGCAGGCTGTACAGCATCAGATCGGTTTGAAGAAACAACATTTCTGAGCAATGGCCCCTACCAACAGGGAACCATCGGAATTGACAGGTCGAAACTGCAGACAGTCGTGACTTGGTGCAGTCCAACGCTCCTACAAATGGCGGTTTACGACGACGTTGGAGACACCTACCCCATGCAGTACGAGCGATTGGAAGGGAAAGACCATCCACTGCAGGTCTCCGTCACGGTGTTTCCTCAAGACTTGCCATTCAGCTATGCAGCGGATTACAGCACACCAACAGATGTCACCAGTGTCTGCAGCCCTGCAAGCATCCAAACAACGCTGAGCACTGAAACGG
This genomic window from Synechococcus sp. MIT S9220 contains:
- a CDS encoding peroxiredoxin-like family protein; amino-acid sequence: MNAPQALLTRIGESQGHDQGFKRLVLLLTQLGDFDSMEYAQALVPALPRLEQAGIRPLAIAIGDQAGAERFCSFTGLPRELLEVEPDSGLHQALGLSPGLQAPGGPWPSLLLMCAGIGSPGTLAEVLRGYTGDRSAAQRFDADETVSTGVLPPIPAALFRRAGGDGFQRPFELATVRLRNMNEVLRNWSTYVPDDRFITQRGGTFLLDRDDSILYVYRDRGILGFSATMQRPLAFLDPWLNDVE
- a CDS encoding DUF1651 domain-containing protein; the protein is MPSHGWIQDPSTQDTKRFHADEKSWNRDPRVFVDSGRPFPDQAPLLTTRVHLSQDTAERLWGELLRVGWLPCRPQWAADAEF
- a CDS encoding cupin domain-containing protein; its protein translation is MICVTSNCPESVILALGVRDWPVWACEISCFPWQYDQRETCLLLEGDVTVTPEDGEPVRFGAGDLVEFPAGLSCTWQVHQPVRKHYQFG
- a CDS encoding bestrophin family ion channel translates to MIESGDYGYPPSTRRQDYVLVVLQLLWRMRFDLLLLLLITVLVHNDWIPRSWTANESVVRIMGIAASIFLGFRNTQAIGRWWEARKLWGTVVNVSRNWADTLRAHLDSSRPPGRQERKLLRLQVAIVWQLNFQLRNFWQRDLRELQDHLLQDLRLPSTTNLRQLGQLRGVWIGDLHRQGLTDGFGRLQLIQVGNACTDAIGGLERIRNTPLPASYEVFVRLLNWLFVLLLLLYFHDLGPDSHSRFGGVVIVVLFLMAERIGAYVEGPFDADCSSFSLPLDSICLTISHDLLDHATEHVQHLKSDDPVRWT
- a CDS encoding DUF1499 domain-containing protein, with protein sequence MPGLLISMPAFLVQITIPVVLALFHVVGPMPTDLATDGGHLSPCPGPEHCASSQWIVKDSSAALKQLSERIKATPRTEIVEQRANYLHATYSSRIFGFVDDVELSATDAVTLEARSISRLGESDLGVNAQRLESLGSTIETPEA
- a CDS encoding NAD(P)-binding protein; this encodes MPGKDVDLVVIGAGLSGCALVAALSNKGWRGTIQILEAGRGPGGRCATRRRRDAPLWRLDHGSPTLSFQSEPQGHLLELMQSLEQRGVIRVDDDPVVGLDHHGAVVAPPDHPLLRGPRWRGIPTMASVAETLLSDGSDQVGVCFGERIQTLSRDGESWVLPGGACASNLVLSGTLLAHPRSLAMLGRSDVPLRDAVPERHDLLLDQALASIAGLNASIRWNLMLEFPAMDLDPLPRQIWLTPRAQQQFGVERLVLQRQQQGRLGLVIHGLDDGSLITPETQPQLLIIQEQRLLSVLPELLGSWPSLQRMVSHAHSLGVMRWGAAQPLEQGMPKALQWCSKARVGFCGDWIAGPGFGMAEGALQSGLDLAELIAS
- a CDS encoding SDR family oxidoreductase; protein product: MTRTIAVSGASGKTGFRVAEEIMASGDQARLLLRPESQIPSSLEGCEQHRLSLMDSNALDDSLRGVDALVIATGARPSVDLTGPMKVDAWGVERQVESCQRVGVQRVVLVSSLCAGRWKHPLNLFGLILVWKRVGERNLENSGLDWTVIRPGGLNEREDDLDEEGVLWTGADKQESDSIPRRLVARCCIEALNTSDSIGKILEVTSSKQQTVVRLQDAIANC
- a CDS encoding TIGR02450 family Trp-rich protein, with translation MPWKPAEAWTSLTPRSGRRHFRVVLQGGRGSERWVELASLLEPQVRLRESWTQLQDKAQWQSGWQPIPPDDSEGI
- a CDS encoding methyltransferase domain-containing protein, which gives rise to MVVQVLNDNERFKLDDSDDALFYSDPRFVQHLDAAFRLRLTQLYRERIPSCAVVLDLMSSWVSHLPEDQRYEQVIGHGLNAQELQANSRLDRHWVQNLNRDQTLPLDDASVDCTLIVAGWQYLQQPESVAAELLRITRPKGQVICAFSNRMFFTKAPQIWTDGGDGDHLRYVAEVMMAQGWPKPELVAEQTQQTGPLGWVGAKGDPFFAVIATKPLASDPL